One stretch of Henckelia pumila isolate YLH828 unplaced genomic scaffold, ASM3356847v2 CTG_477:::fragment_1, whole genome shotgun sequence DNA includes these proteins:
- the LOC140872726 gene encoding endoglucanase 6-like isoform X1, with protein sequence MEKSSGLCFSMAPLFLVLWVLLPPPALAVHDYGQALSKSILFFEAQRSGYLPSNQRVKWRGHSGLNDGKISGVDLVGGYYDAGDNVKFGLPMAFTVTMMSWSVIEYGRQMGKSGELGHAIEAIKWGTDYFIKAHPQPYILYGEVGDGNTDHSCWQRPEDMTTSRAAYKIDPSHPGSDLAGETAAAMAAASIVFRRYNPSYSAELLKHAYQLFDFADKYRGKYDSSITIARKYYRSISGYADELLWAAAWLYKATHNEYYLNYLGDNGDSLGGTYWAMTEFGWDVKYAGVQTLVAKLLMAGKGGRHTSVFEGYREKAEFFMCSCLGKGTHNVQRTPGGLLFRQRWNNMQFVTSATYLMTVYSDYLASAGKSLKCSSGYVSPSELFSFAKSQVDYILGDNPRATSYMVGYGNNYPRQVHHRASSIVSFKVDPSFVSCRGGYSTWYKRKGSDPNLLTGAVVGGPDAYDNFADQRDDYEQTEPATYNNAPLLGVLARLHGGHGGYNQLLPVELPPLKPIVNIPTPVAKPVIGPFPGSSAKPIGINQKLTTSWIQKGVTYHRYSATITNKSPKNLKTLRLHISKLYGPIWGLAKSGSSYLFPEWINSLAPGKSLEFVYIHSASPAKVLVSSYILV encoded by the exons ATGGAGAAATCCTCGGGGCTCTGTTTTTCGATGGCTCCTCTGTTTTTGGTGCTTTGGGTTCTCCTTCCTCCTCCGGCATTGGCTGTCCATGACTATGGCCAGGCTCTCAGCAAGAGTATTCTTTTCTTTGAAGCTCAAAGATCTGGCTACTTGCCCAGTAACCAAAGAGTTAAATGGAGAGGTCATTCTGGGCTCAACGATGGAAAAATCAGTGGC GTGGATCTGGTGGGAGGATACTACGATGCCGGGGACAACGTTAAATTCGGTTTGCCGATGGCATTCACCGTTACGATGATGTCTTGGAGCGTGATAGAATATGGAAGGCAAATGGGTAAGAGTGGGGAACTTGGGCACGCCATTGAGGCCATCAAATGGGGCACTGATTACTTCATTAAAGCTCACCCCCAACCTTATATCCTCTACGGAGAG GTGGGAGATGGAAACACAGACCACAGCTGCTGGCAGAGGCCAGAGGACATGACCACCTCAAGAGCTGCTTACAAGATCGACCCGAGCCACCCGGGATCCGACCTCGCGGGCGAGACAGCCGCCGCCATGGCCGCCGCCTCCATCGTCTTCCGCCGCTACAATCCTTCCTACTCGGCGGAGCTCCTCAAACACGCGTACCAG CTATTTGATTTTGCGGACAAGTACAGGGGAAAATATGACAGTAGCATCACAATAGCTCGGAAATATTATCGATCTATTAGCGGATATGCT GATGAACTGTTGTGGGCAGCTGCATGGCTGTACAAGGCAACACATAATGAGTACTACTTGAATTACTTGGGAGACAATGGTGATTCGCTTGGAGGAACTTATTGGGCCATGACTGAATTTGGTTGGGATGTAAAGTATGCGGGTGTTCAAACCCTTGTCGCTAAG CTTCTGATGGCAGGGAAAGGTGGAAGACATACTTCTGTTTTTGAGGGTTATCGGGAGAAGGCCGAGTTCTTCATGTGTTCCTGCCTGGGGAAGGGGACGCACAACGTTCAAAGGACGCCTGGAGGGCTCTTATTTAGGCAAAGATGGAACAACATGCAGTTTGTGACCAGTGCTACATATCTCATGACTGTATACTCAGACTATCTCGCGTCAGCTGGCAAATCTCTCAAATGTTCATCTGGCTACGTCTCGCCCTCCGAGCTTTTCTCCTTTGCCAAATCTCAG GTGGACTACATTCTTGGAGATAACCCCCGAGCGACGAGTTACATGGTCGGATACGGAAACAATTATCCTAGACAAGTGCACCACAGGGCTTCCTCCATCGTGTCTTTTAAGGTTGATCCTTCGTTTGTTAGCTGCAGGGGAGGCTATTCCACATGGTATAAGAGAAAGGGAAGTGACCCCAATCTTCTTACCGGTGCCGTTGTTGGAGGACCTGATGCTTACGACAATTTCGCCGATCAAAGGGACGATTATGAACAAACTGAGCCTGCTACTTACAACAATGCTCCACTTCTCGGCGTGCTAGCCAGGCTACATGGCGGTCATGGTGGCTATAACCAGCTCCTTCCAG TCGAGCTGCCTCCACTCAAACCAATAGTCAATATCCCAACTCCAGTAGCAAAGCCTGTTATAGGTCCATTTCCAG GTTCATCAGCCAAGCCAATTGGTATCAATCAAAAGCTTACAACTTCATGGATACAGAAGGGAGTGACTTACCACAGATATTCCGCAACAATCACCAACAAATCTCCCAAAAACTTGAAGACTCTGAGACTCCATATTTCCAAGCTCTATGGTCCGATATGGGGTCTTGCAAAGTCTGGTAGTTCGTACTTATTCCCTGAATGGATCAACTCTTTGGCACCTGGAAAAAGCC
- the LOC140872727 gene encoding probable polygalacturonase: MQQHPFAFAVSTLLSFGVISLLINCSRFANAEWVTCSGIVPIRYRSDVISLEDFGAVGDGVTLNTKAFQEAIYRIQHLGRPGGSLLYVPAGEFLTGPFNLTSHMTLFLARNAVIKATTDTDQWPLINPLPSYGRGRELPGGRYMSFIHGDGLHDVIITGENGTIDGQGEVWWNMWRQRTLQFTRPNLVELMNSRSITISNVIFKNSPFWNIHPVYCSNVVIQYVTILAPADSPNTDGIDPDSSSHVCIEDSYISTGDDLVAVKSGWDEYGIAYNRPSQGITIRRVTGSSPFAGIAVGSETSGGVQDVLAEHINLFNMGVGIHLKTNVGRGGTIRNITFSNIYIENARKGIKISGDVGDHPDENYNPNALPTLKDITIKDVWGEKVLQPGLIHGLKNAPFTGICLSNINLRGSPGSRNLPWQCSDVSGAAVEVSPWPCSELTSSQQLGACASSF, from the exons ATGCAGCAGCACCCGTTTGCATTTGCTGTTTCGACTTTGCTGTCCTTTGGGGTTATATCTCTGTTGATAAATTGCTCTAGATTTGCCAATGCCGAGTGGGTTACATGCTCGGGAATTGTACCAATCAGGTACCGAAGCGATGTCATATCGCTAGAGGATTTTGGTGCTGTTGGGGATGGAGTGACTTTGAACACGAAAGCTTTTCAGGAGGCAATTTACCGAATCCAGCATTTGGGGAGGCCGGGTGGCTCTCTACTTTATGTTCCTGCTGGAGAGTTTTTAACAGGACCCTTTAATCTCACCAGCCACATGACTCTGTTCTTGGCTAGAAATGCTGTTATCAAAGCTACAACG GATACCGATCAATGGCCGTTGATAAATCCCTTGCCTTCTTATGGAAGAGGAAGAGAACTGCCTGGGGGAAGGTATATGAGCTTCATCCATGGCGATGGGCTACATGATGTGATAATCACAG GTGAAAATGGGACGATTGACGGTCAAGGTGAAGTCTGGTGGAATATGTGGAGGCAAAGAACACTTCAGTTTACTAGGCCTAACCTCGTTGAATTGATGAACTCCAGAAGTATAACAATTTCCAATGTTATTTTCAAGAACTCGCCCTTTTGGAACATACACCCCGTGTATTGCAG CAATGTTGTCATTCAATACGTTACCATCCTGGCTCCTGCAGACTCTCCCAACACTGATGGAATCGATCCAG ACTCGAGCTCCCATGTATGCATCGAGGACTCATACATATCGACAGGAGATGACCTTGTGGCAGTGAAGAGTGGGTGGGATGAATACGGAATCGCTTATAATCGCCCTAGTCAAGGTATAACAATTAGACGAGTAACTGGTTCATCACCATTTGCCGGAATTGCTGTTGGAAGTGAAACCTCCGGTGGAGTTCAAGACGTTTTAGCAGAGCACATAAATCTATTTAATATGGGAGTCGGAATCCATTTGAAAACCAATGTAGGCCGAGGAGGAACTATACGAAACATCACTTTCTCCAACATTTACATAGAGAATGCACGAAAGGGGATCAAGATCTCGGGCGATGTTGGAGACCACCCTGACGAGAACTATAATCCGAATGCTCTTCCAACTTTGAAAGACATTACGATCAAGGACGTGTGGGGCGAGAAGGTTCTGCAACCCGGTTTGATTCACGGGctgaagaatgcaccatttactGGGATCTGTCTTTCGAATATAAATCTCCGTGGATCCCCGGGTTCGAGAAATCTTCCATGGCAGTGCTCTGATGTGAGTGGAGCTGCTGTCGAAGTTAGCCCATGGCCATGTTCTGAATTGACCAGCAGTCAGCAGCTCGGTGCTTGCGCTTCTTCTTTCTGA
- the LOC140872809 gene encoding probable inactive receptor kinase At5g58300: MDDVPLTSFEGYDIGYSCNSVSKKFSCKNTRNIGNDSESTQMTLRQVLRASVGVLGESPLGMTEKVVLQGGIICAVKRFRNVLISKREFGRRIERVAQIGNQCQYLVPVSAYLYTKRIKFVVCGYYPMGSLADLLAGAREQGQTALQWKHRLKIIQCIAKAIGYIHSQNPPREKRLQVNVHGDIKSSNVMIDIDFTAHLSNYGFVQLAENVVDIDDPGQMVQLSTQPERVLCTGTTSRESDVHNLGVVLMDILGWPNKAGTSSKAKRNIDCLFEFCVEGRDLKQANMIYEIALGCIDGVSNARPTIQQILSCLEDTLYM, from the exons ATGGATGACGTCCCCTTAACCTCGTTCGAAGGATACGACATTGGCTACAGCTGTAACTCGGTCAGCAAGAAGTTTAGTTGTAAAAATACTAGAAATATTGGTAATGATTCGGAGTCGACGCAGATGACACTAAGGCAGGTTTTGAGGGCTTCAGTTGGGGTTTTAGGGGAAAGTCCATTGGGGATGACTGAAAAAGTAGTTCTCCAAGGAGGGATTATTTGTGCGGTGAAAAGATTTAGGAATGTTTTGATAAGCAAGAGAGAGTTCGGGAGGAGGATCGAAAGGGTGGCACAGATTGGGAACCAGTGTCAATACTTGGTGCCTGTTTCAGCTTATTTGTACACAAAGAGGATCAAATTTGTGGTTTGTGGCTACTATCCTATGGGGAGTCTCGCTGATTTGCTTGCTG GTGCAAGGGAACAAGGCCAAACTGCCCTACAATGGAAGCATCGCCTCAAGATAATCCAATGCATTGCAAAAGCAATCGGATACATCCACTCCCAAAACCCTCCGAGAGAGAAACGCTTGCAAGTAAACGTCCACGGAGACATCAAATCCTCCAATGTCATGATCGACATCGACTTCACCGCCCATCTGTCCAACTACGGTTTCGTCCAGCTGGCGGAAAACGTCGTGGACATCGACGATCCGGGGCAGATGGTGCAGCTTTCAACACAACCGGAGCGAGTATTATGCACGGGAACGACGTCGCGCGAGAGCGACGTACATAACTTGGGCGTTGTGTTGATGGATATCCTTGGATGGCCTAACAAGGCCGGCACTTCATCGAAGGCGAAAAGGAATATTGATTGCTTGTTTGAGTTCTGCGTGGAGGGAAGAGATCTAAAGCAAGCCAACATGATTTACGAAATCGCCTTGGGATGCATTGATGGTGTGTCGAATGCGAGACCTACCATACAACAAATCCTTTCTTGTCTAGAAGATACATTATATATGTAG
- the LOC140872726 gene encoding endoglucanase 6-like isoform X2: MEKSSGLCFSMAPLFLVLWVLLPPPALAVHDYGQALSKSILFFEAQRSGYLPSNQRVKWRGHSGLNDGKISGVDLVGGYYDAGDNVKFGLPMAFTVTMMSWSVIEYGRQMGKSGELGHAIEAIKWGTDYFIKAHPQPYILYGEVGDGNTDHSCWQRPEDMTTSRAAYKIDPSHPGSDLAGETAAAMAAASIVFRRYNPSYSAELLKHAYQLFDFADKYRGKYDSSITIARKYYRSISGYADELLWAAAWLYKATHNEYYLNYLGDNGDSLGGTYWAMTEFGWDVKYAGVQTLVAKLLMAGKGGRHTSVFEGYREKAEFFMCSCLGKGTHNVQRTPGGLLFRQRWNNMQFVTSATYLMTVYSDYLASAGKSLKCSSGYVSPSELFSFAKSQVDYILGDNPRATSYMVGYGNNYPRQVHHRASSIVSFKVDPSFVSCRGGYSTWYKRKGSDPNLLTGAVVGGPDAYDNFADQRDDYEQTEPATYNNAPLLGVLARLHGGHGGYNQLLPGFFTASKDFLDTKFTKKVASLMFFGFCDPSSSAKPIGINQKLTTSWIQKGVTYHRYSATITNKSPKNLKTLRLHISKLYGPIWGLAKSGSSYLFPEWINSLAPGKSLEFVYIHSASPAKVLVSSYILV; encoded by the exons ATGGAGAAATCCTCGGGGCTCTGTTTTTCGATGGCTCCTCTGTTTTTGGTGCTTTGGGTTCTCCTTCCTCCTCCGGCATTGGCTGTCCATGACTATGGCCAGGCTCTCAGCAAGAGTATTCTTTTCTTTGAAGCTCAAAGATCTGGCTACTTGCCCAGTAACCAAAGAGTTAAATGGAGAGGTCATTCTGGGCTCAACGATGGAAAAATCAGTGGC GTGGATCTGGTGGGAGGATACTACGATGCCGGGGACAACGTTAAATTCGGTTTGCCGATGGCATTCACCGTTACGATGATGTCTTGGAGCGTGATAGAATATGGAAGGCAAATGGGTAAGAGTGGGGAACTTGGGCACGCCATTGAGGCCATCAAATGGGGCACTGATTACTTCATTAAAGCTCACCCCCAACCTTATATCCTCTACGGAGAG GTGGGAGATGGAAACACAGACCACAGCTGCTGGCAGAGGCCAGAGGACATGACCACCTCAAGAGCTGCTTACAAGATCGACCCGAGCCACCCGGGATCCGACCTCGCGGGCGAGACAGCCGCCGCCATGGCCGCCGCCTCCATCGTCTTCCGCCGCTACAATCCTTCCTACTCGGCGGAGCTCCTCAAACACGCGTACCAG CTATTTGATTTTGCGGACAAGTACAGGGGAAAATATGACAGTAGCATCACAATAGCTCGGAAATATTATCGATCTATTAGCGGATATGCT GATGAACTGTTGTGGGCAGCTGCATGGCTGTACAAGGCAACACATAATGAGTACTACTTGAATTACTTGGGAGACAATGGTGATTCGCTTGGAGGAACTTATTGGGCCATGACTGAATTTGGTTGGGATGTAAAGTATGCGGGTGTTCAAACCCTTGTCGCTAAG CTTCTGATGGCAGGGAAAGGTGGAAGACATACTTCTGTTTTTGAGGGTTATCGGGAGAAGGCCGAGTTCTTCATGTGTTCCTGCCTGGGGAAGGGGACGCACAACGTTCAAAGGACGCCTGGAGGGCTCTTATTTAGGCAAAGATGGAACAACATGCAGTTTGTGACCAGTGCTACATATCTCATGACTGTATACTCAGACTATCTCGCGTCAGCTGGCAAATCTCTCAAATGTTCATCTGGCTACGTCTCGCCCTCCGAGCTTTTCTCCTTTGCCAAATCTCAG GTGGACTACATTCTTGGAGATAACCCCCGAGCGACGAGTTACATGGTCGGATACGGAAACAATTATCCTAGACAAGTGCACCACAGGGCTTCCTCCATCGTGTCTTTTAAGGTTGATCCTTCGTTTGTTAGCTGCAGGGGAGGCTATTCCACATGGTATAAGAGAAAGGGAAGTGACCCCAATCTTCTTACCGGTGCCGTTGTTGGAGGACCTGATGCTTACGACAATTTCGCCGATCAAAGGGACGATTATGAACAAACTGAGCCTGCTACTTACAACAATGCTCCACTTCTCGGCGTGCTAGCCAGGCTACATGGCGGTCATGGTGGCTATAACCAGCTCCTTCCAGGTTTTTTCACTGCATCCAAAGACTTTCTTGATACTAAGTTTACGAAAAAAGTGGCGAGTTTAATGTTTTTTGGCTTTTGTGATCCTA GTTCATCAGCCAAGCCAATTGGTATCAATCAAAAGCTTACAACTTCATGGATACAGAAGGGAGTGACTTACCACAGATATTCCGCAACAATCACCAACAAATCTCCCAAAAACTTGAAGACTCTGAGACTCCATATTTCCAAGCTCTATGGTCCGATATGGGGTCTTGCAAAGTCTGGTAGTTCGTACTTATTCCCTGAATGGATCAACTCTTTGGCACCTGGAAAAAGCC